In the genome of Qipengyuania seohaensis, one region contains:
- a CDS encoding putative O-glycosylation ligase, exosortase A system-associated yields the protein MFDFLILAFLAVLVVLGLRRPFIWVLAYMYVDIVVPQQVGYVFLPDLKISLITFILAFAGWFMFDNKKGTQVSARQGILLAFLLWCGFTTMIAQFPESAASKWAWVWKSMLFALFLPLVLRTRLRLEAAVYVAVLSLATIVISGGIKTLLTGGGYGVLVTLSASNSGIYEGSTLSTVTIACIPLVWWLAMHGTILPARTKSAIFLAVALTGASLLIPIGTQARTGLLCIAFLGLLLLRSVPNKFAFGAAAGLAVLISIPFLPQSFQERMGTITNYQADQSASTRLQVWDWTLDYVAENPLGGGFDVYLANSFTYETVETIREGNVERTERREVTESRRAFHSSYFEVLGEQGIFGFFLWILLHGTGLIAMERLRRRGRASDDPELQRWGTLANALQQVQLVYLFGALFVGVAYQPFIMTVLAMQMALAGLVAQGDRRENQRDRKKRLAARRERGREVASS from the coding sequence ATGTTTGACTTCCTTATCCTGGCATTCCTCGCCGTGCTCGTGGTGCTGGGCCTGCGCCGACCCTTCATCTGGGTGCTCGCCTATATGTATGTCGACATCGTCGTCCCGCAGCAGGTGGGATACGTGTTCCTGCCCGACCTCAAGATTTCGCTGATCACCTTCATCCTGGCCTTCGCCGGCTGGTTCATGTTCGACAACAAGAAGGGGACGCAGGTCTCGGCAAGGCAAGGCATCCTGCTGGCCTTCCTTCTCTGGTGCGGCTTCACCACCATGATTGCGCAGTTTCCCGAAAGCGCGGCCTCGAAATGGGCCTGGGTATGGAAATCGATGCTCTTCGCCCTGTTCCTGCCGTTGGTCCTGCGAACGCGGCTGCGGCTGGAGGCGGCCGTCTATGTCGCAGTCCTGTCGCTTGCGACCATCGTCATTTCGGGCGGCATCAAGACCCTGCTGACAGGCGGCGGTTACGGAGTTCTGGTTACGCTTTCGGCAAGCAATTCGGGGATTTACGAGGGCAGTACGCTGTCGACCGTGACCATCGCCTGCATCCCGCTGGTCTGGTGGCTCGCCATGCACGGGACGATCCTTCCGGCACGGACGAAGAGCGCGATCTTCCTGGCTGTCGCGCTTACGGGCGCATCGCTGCTGATCCCTATCGGTACACAGGCGAGGACGGGGCTCCTGTGCATAGCGTTTCTCGGCCTGCTCCTGCTGCGTTCCGTGCCGAACAAGTTCGCTTTCGGTGCAGCCGCAGGCCTCGCGGTGCTGATTTCCATCCCATTCCTGCCGCAGTCGTTCCAGGAACGCATGGGGACCATCACCAATTACCAGGCCGACCAGTCCGCTTCGACGCGCCTCCAGGTCTGGGACTGGACGCTCGACTATGTCGCGGAAAATCCCCTCGGCGGCGGTTTCGACGTCTACCTCGCCAATTCCTTTACCTACGAAACCGTCGAAACAATTCGCGAAGGCAATGTCGAACGCACGGAAAGGAGGGAGGTAACCGAATCCCGGCGCGCCTTCCATTCCAGCTATTTCGAAGTTCTGGGCGAACAGGGCATCTTCGGCTTCTTCCTGTGGATCCTCCTGCACGGCACGGGGCTCATCGCGATGGAGCGGCTGCGCAGGCGCGGCCGGGCTTCGGACGATCCGGAATTGCAGCGATGGGGAACGCTCGCCAATGCGCTCCAGCAGGTGCAACTTGTCTACCTGTTCGGTGCGCTGTTCGTAGGGGTGGCTTACCAGCCCTTCATCATGACCGTGCTTGCCATGCAGATGGCGCTGGCGGGACTGGTGGCGCAGGGCGACCGGCGCGAGAACCAGCGCGATCGCAAGAAACGCCTCGCTGCCCGCCGCGAGCGTGGGCGCGAAGTGGCTTCATCATAG
- a CDS encoding TIGR04063 family PEP-CTERM/XrtA system glycosyltransferase, with protein sequence MTRVLHILDHSLPLHSGYTFRTRAILKSLQAAGCNVQAVTGQRHSADGPDIEEIDGLIFHRTPGTPSGPPVAREMREVAMLRKTIETVASQWRPDIIHAHSPALCGMAAMKAARSLGVPMVYEIRAFWEDAAVGNGTGSEGSAKYRLTRALENRVVKRADAVFTICEGLRSDLAMRGHDAGKIGLSPNGVDLSLFGEPPPRDNGLAARLGLGSGPVIGFIGSFYDYEGLDDLIDAMPALRDRHPDARLLLVGGGPREGALRAQAKASPAADAIIFTGRVPHDEVDRYYSVIDVLSYPRKKSRLTDLVTPLKPLEAMAQRRIVAASDVGGHRELIEDGVTGQLFPPDDPGEIAKSLASLIDRREEWDTMREAGRDHVAAHHDWGRNVARYREIYQALVEAAAPKRTGIEQA encoded by the coding sequence ATGACACGGGTCCTTCACATCCTCGACCACTCGCTGCCCCTCCATTCGGGCTATACCTTCCGCACGCGCGCCATCCTGAAGAGCCTGCAGGCGGCAGGATGCAATGTGCAGGCGGTGACCGGACAACGTCACTCGGCAGACGGGCCCGATATCGAGGAAATCGACGGATTGATCTTCCATCGTACCCCCGGCACCCCGTCGGGACCGCCCGTTGCGCGCGAGATGCGCGAAGTCGCTATGCTGAGGAAAACGATCGAGACCGTCGCGTCGCAATGGCGTCCCGACATCATCCACGCCCACTCGCCCGCGCTTTGCGGCATGGCAGCGATGAAAGCCGCACGCAGCCTGGGTGTGCCGATGGTCTACGAGATCCGAGCCTTCTGGGAAGATGCCGCCGTCGGCAATGGCACCGGCAGCGAAGGCTCGGCCAAATACCGCCTGACCCGTGCACTGGAAAACCGCGTGGTCAAACGGGCCGATGCCGTCTTCACGATATGCGAGGGCTTGCGCAGCGACCTTGCCATGCGGGGTCACGACGCGGGCAAGATCGGACTTTCGCCCAATGGCGTCGACCTGTCGCTGTTCGGTGAGCCGCCGCCACGCGATAATGGCCTGGCGGCAAGGCTTGGCCTTGGAAGCGGACCCGTGATCGGTTTCATCGGCAGCTTCTACGATTACGAAGGGCTGGACGACCTGATCGACGCCATGCCCGCCTTGCGCGACCGTCATCCCGACGCGCGCCTCCTGCTGGTCGGCGGCGGGCCGCGCGAAGGTGCGTTGCGGGCGCAGGCCAAGGCATCACCTGCGGCAGATGCCATTATCTTCACCGGCCGTGTCCCGCATGACGAGGTCGATCGCTATTATTCGGTAATCGACGTGCTTTCCTATCCGCGCAAGAAGTCGCGCCTCACCGATCTCGTCACACCGCTCAAACCGCTCGAGGCGATGGCGCAGCGCCGGATCGTCGCCGCCAGCGACGTAGGTGGGCACCGCGAACTGATCGAGGATGGTGTAACCGGACAGCTCTTCCCGCCCGACGATCCCGGGGAAATCGCAAAGTCGCTGGCAAGCCTGATCGACCGCCGCGAAGAATGGGACACGATGCGCGAGGCCGGGCGCGATCATGTGGCCGCACATCACGACTGGGGACGCAATGTCGCGCGTTATCGCGAGATTTACCAGGCGCTGGTAGAAGCGGCTGCGCCGAAGCGAACGGGAATTGAGCAGGCATGA
- the gltB gene encoding glutamate synthase large subunit, translating into MQVPHSSFPAPQGLYDSANEHDACGVGMVAHIKGEKSHEIITQALTILANLDHRGAVGADPLLGDGAGILIQTPDPLIRKWAKAKGYDLPEEGDYAVAMCFLPQQDEAREFVEKQLERFAEKEGQRVVGWRDVPVTLDGLGKAVIDSMPVIRQCVIARGQNCLDRSAFERKLVVIRKQTLNPLAALEDKHGIPGLSKAYIPSFSSRTVVYKGLLLANQVGTFYDDLRDPDCVSALGLVHQRFSTNTFPSWRLAHPYRFMAHNGEINTVRGNVNWMEARRRTMESELLGADLDKMWPLIPHGQSDTACLDNALELLLTGGYDLAHAMMMLMPEAWAKNEQMDPARRAFYEYHAALMEPWDGPAAVCFTDGRQIGACLDRNGLRPARYCTTKDDLVVLASESGVLPFAEEDITRKWRLQPGKMLLIDLEEGRIVEDEELKAGLAAAEPYEAWLEKAQYKLEDLDHIEPDLSEIPQSDIALLNRQQAFGYTQEDIQRFLEPMAANGEDPIGSMGTDTPIAVLSQKSRLLYDYFKQNFAQVTNPPIDPIREELVMSLLSMIGPRPNLLGRDGGTHKRLEVKQPILTNDELAKIRSVGVALDGAFRTATIDITWDAATGADGLAMALKEMCWAATEAVLGDANILILSDRNQGPERIAMPALLATAAVHHQLVRQGLRMQTGLVIETGEAREVHHFCALAGYGAEGINPYLAFETLEDLRARKLPELDAGEVEKNFVKAVGKGILKVMSKMGISTYQSYCGAQIFDAVGLSSEFIETYFKGTATTIEGIGLAEVAEETVRRHAQAFGDSPLYKGMLDVGGIYQYRIRGEDHAWTPQNIANLQHAVRGSDPKNYEEFARSVNEQSERLLTIRGLMELKKAERPLDLSEVEPAADIVKRFSTGAMSFGSISHEAHSTLAIAMNRLGGRSNTGEGGEEPERFQPLPNGDSMRSRIKQVASGRFGVTTEYLVNSDDIQIKMAQGAKPGEGGQLPGHKVDKRIGKVRHSTPGVGLISPPPHHDIYSIEDLAQLIHDLKNVQPEARISVKLVSEVGVGTVAAGVSKSKADHLTISGYEGGTGASPLTSLTHAGSPWEIGLAETQQTLLLNDLRSRIAVQVDGGLRTGRDVAIGALLGADEFGFATAPLIAAGCIMMRKCHLNTCPVGVATQDPVLRKRFTGTPEHVINYFFFVAEELRQIMAEMGFRTIEEMVGRVDRVDMRRVRRHWKAHGVDLKRILHEVPLDEGKSLNHTETQDHGLGAAMDVELIKACKPAIESGQAVQVSRDIRNVNRTVGTMLSGRIAEAYGHTGLPQDTIRIDLKGVAGQSFGAWLAHGVTMSLTGDANDYVGKGLSGGRIVVRPPEGVSRDPTDNIIVGNTVLYGAIAGEAYFAGVAGERFAVRNSGAVAVVEGTGDHALEYMTGGVVCVLGKTGRNVAAGMSGGIAYVYDPEGAFDALVNHAQVDILDVTPGDGEGAEKSWGHPQQRAQTVDDAGMGDPLYHDAERLKILVERHHLHTGSARAKALLDDWSNELKNFRKVMPRDYARALKSLEEEREQAAMEAAE; encoded by the coding sequence ATGCAGGTTCCGCATTCTTCTTTTCCCGCCCCCCAGGGCTTGTACGATTCCGCCAATGAGCACGACGCCTGCGGTGTCGGCATGGTGGCGCACATCAAGGGCGAGAAGAGCCACGAAATCATTACCCAGGCGCTGACCATCCTCGCCAATCTCGACCATCGCGGTGCGGTGGGCGCGGACCCGCTGCTGGGCGATGGTGCGGGCATCCTCATCCAGACCCCCGATCCGCTGATCCGTAAATGGGCGAAGGCAAAAGGGTACGACCTGCCCGAAGAAGGCGATTACGCCGTGGCCATGTGCTTCCTCCCGCAACAGGACGAGGCGCGCGAATTCGTCGAGAAGCAGCTCGAACGCTTTGCCGAAAAGGAAGGCCAGCGCGTGGTCGGCTGGCGCGATGTGCCCGTCACGCTCGACGGGCTGGGCAAGGCAGTCATCGATTCCATGCCGGTCATCCGCCAGTGCGTGATCGCGCGCGGACAGAACTGCCTTGATCGCAGCGCCTTCGAGCGCAAGCTGGTGGTGATCCGCAAGCAGACGCTGAACCCGCTCGCGGCGCTGGAAGACAAGCACGGCATCCCGGGCCTGAGCAAGGCCTATATCCCGAGCTTTTCCAGCCGCACGGTGGTCTACAAGGGCCTGCTGCTCGCCAACCAGGTCGGCACCTTCTACGACGATTTGCGCGACCCCGACTGCGTGTCGGCGCTCGGCCTCGTCCACCAGCGTTTCAGCACCAACACCTTCCCCAGCTGGCGGCTTGCCCACCCCTATCGCTTCATGGCGCACAACGGGGAAATCAACACGGTCCGCGGCAATGTGAACTGGATGGAAGCGCGCCGCCGCACGATGGAAAGCGAACTGCTGGGCGCCGACCTCGACAAGATGTGGCCGCTGATCCCGCATGGCCAGTCCGACACGGCCTGCCTCGACAATGCGCTCGAACTGTTGCTGACCGGCGGATACGACCTCGCGCACGCGATGATGATGCTCATGCCCGAAGCCTGGGCGAAGAACGAGCAGATGGATCCCGCGCGCCGTGCGTTCTACGAATATCACGCGGCGCTCATGGAGCCGTGGGACGGCCCCGCAGCGGTGTGCTTTACCGACGGCCGCCAGATCGGCGCCTGCCTCGATCGCAACGGCCTGCGCCCTGCGCGCTATTGCACCACCAAGGACGACCTCGTCGTGCTCGCCTCGGAAAGCGGCGTGCTGCCGTTCGCGGAAGAGGACATCACCCGCAAGTGGCGCCTGCAGCCCGGCAAGATGCTGCTGATCGACCTCGAAGAAGGCCGCATCGTCGAGGACGAGGAACTGAAAGCCGGTCTCGCCGCTGCCGAACCTTACGAGGCGTGGCTGGAAAAGGCGCAGTACAAGCTCGAAGACCTCGACCATATCGAGCCCGACCTTTCCGAGATCCCGCAGAGCGATATCGCGCTGCTCAACCGCCAGCAGGCGTTCGGCTACACGCAGGAAGACATCCAGCGCTTCCTCGAGCCCATGGCCGCGAATGGCGAAGACCCGATCGGGTCGATGGGTACCGACACGCCCATCGCCGTGCTGAGCCAGAAGAGCCGCCTGCTTTACGATTACTTCAAGCAGAACTTCGCGCAGGTCACCAACCCGCCGATCGACCCGATCCGCGAGGAACTGGTCATGAGCCTCTTGTCCATGATCGGCCCGCGTCCCAACCTGCTCGGCCGGGACGGGGGTACGCACAAGCGCCTCGAAGTGAAGCAGCCGATCCTCACGAACGACGAGCTGGCGAAAATCCGCTCGGTCGGCGTGGCTCTCGACGGGGCCTTCCGTACCGCGACGATCGACATCACCTGGGATGCCGCCACCGGCGCGGATGGCCTTGCCATGGCCCTGAAGGAAATGTGCTGGGCCGCGACCGAGGCCGTGCTCGGCGATGCAAACATCCTCATCCTGTCGGATCGTAACCAGGGGCCGGAGCGCATCGCCATGCCGGCGCTGCTGGCAACTGCGGCCGTGCACCACCAGCTCGTGAGGCAGGGCCTGCGTATGCAGACCGGCCTTGTCATCGAAACCGGCGAAGCACGCGAAGTGCACCATTTCTGCGCGCTGGCAGGCTATGGTGCGGAAGGGATCAATCCCTACCTCGCTTTCGAAACGCTCGAGGACCTGCGCGCGCGCAAACTGCCCGAACTGGATGCGGGCGAAGTCGAGAAGAATTTCGTGAAGGCCGTGGGCAAGGGCATCCTGAAGGTCATGTCCAAGATGGGAATTTCGACCTACCAGTCCTATTGCGGCGCGCAGATCTTCGACGCGGTCGGCCTGTCGAGCGAGTTCATCGAAACTTATTTCAAGGGCACGGCAACCACGATCGAGGGCATCGGCCTTGCCGAAGTGGCGGAAGAGACCGTGCGCCGTCACGCGCAGGCTTTCGGCGACAGCCCGCTCTACAAGGGCATGCTCGATGTGGGCGGTATCTACCAGTACCGCATCCGCGGCGAAGACCACGCCTGGACCCCGCAGAACATTGCAAACCTCCAGCACGCCGTGCGCGGCAGCGATCCCAAGAATTACGAGGAATTCGCCAGGAGCGTGAACGAGCAGTCCGAACGGCTGCTGACCATTCGCGGACTGATGGAACTGAAGAAGGCCGAGCGTCCGCTCGACCTGTCCGAAGTCGAACCGGCGGCCGACATCGTCAAGCGCTTCAGCACCGGCGCGATGAGCTTCGGCTCGATCAGCCATGAAGCGCATTCGACCCTCGCCATCGCCATGAACCGCCTCGGCGGGCGTTCGAACACGGGCGAAGGCGGCGAGGAGCCGGAGCGTTTCCAGCCGCTGCCCAATGGCGATTCCATGCGCAGCCGCATCAAGCAGGTCGCCTCGGGCCGCTTCGGCGTGACGACGGAATATCTCGTCAATTCCGACGACATCCAGATCAAGATGGCGCAGGGCGCAAAGCCGGGCGAAGGCGGCCAGCTGCCCGGCCACAAGGTCGACAAGCGCATCGGCAAGGTACGTCATTCGACGCCGGGCGTGGGCCTCATCTCGCCCCCGCCGCACCACGACATCTATTCGATCGAGGATCTCGCGCAGCTGATCCACGACCTCAAGAACGTGCAGCCAGAAGCGCGCATTTCCGTGAAGCTGGTGTCCGAAGTCGGCGTCGGCACGGTTGCCGCGGGCGTTTCCAAGTCGAAGGCCGACCACCTCACTATCTCGGGCTATGAAGGCGGCACGGGCGCAAGCCCGCTGACCAGCCTCACCCATGCCGGTAGCCCATGGGAAATCGGCCTCGCCGAAACGCAGCAGACGCTCCTCCTCAACGATTTGCGCAGCCGTATTGCGGTGCAGGTCGACGGCGGCCTGCGCACGGGCCGCGACGTTGCCATCGGCGCGCTGCTCGGCGCGGACGAGTTCGGTTTCGCCACTGCCCCGCTGATCGCAGCGGGCTGCATCATGATGAGGAAGTGCCACCTCAACACCTGCCCCGTCGGCGTCGCCACCCAGGACCCGGTGCTTCGCAAGCGCTTCACCGGCACGCCGGAACACGTCATCAACTACTTCTTCTTCGTGGCCGAAGAACTGCGCCAGATCATGGCGGAAATGGGCTTCCGCACGATCGAGGAGATGGTCGGCCGCGTGGACCGTGTCGACATGCGCCGGGTGCGCCGCCACTGGAAGGCGCACGGCGTCGACCTGAAGCGCATCCTCCACGAGGTCCCGCTCGACGAAGGCAAGTCGCTGAATCACACCGAAACGCAGGATCACGGCCTCGGCGCTGCGATGGACGTCGAACTGATCAAGGCGTGCAAGCCTGCCATCGAAAGCGGGCAGGCCGTCCAGGTGTCTCGCGATATCCGCAATGTGAACCGCACCGTCGGCACCATGCTGTCGGGCCGCATAGCGGAAGCATATGGCCATACAGGACTGCCGCAGGACACGATCCGCATCGATTTGAAGGGCGTTGCCGGACAGAGCTTTGGCGCATGGCTCGCCCACGGTGTCACCATGAGCCTGACCGGCGATGCCAACGATTATGTCGGCAAGGGCCTCTCCGGCGGGCGCATCGTCGTCAGGCCGCCCGAAGGCGTCTCGCGCGATCCGACCGACAACATCATCGTCGGCAACACCGTCCTCTATGGCGCGATCGCGGGTGAAGCCTATTTCGCAGGCGTTGCAGGCGAACGCTTCGCCGTTCGCAATTCGGGCGCGGTCGCAGTAGTCGAGGGCACGGGCGACCATGCGCTCGAATACATGACCGGCGGCGTGGTCTGCGTGCTCGGCAAGACCGGCCGCAATGTCGCAGCCGGGATGAGCGGCGGCATCGCCTATGTCTACGATCCTGAGGGCGCGTTCGACGCGCTGGTCAACCATGCGCAGGTCGATATCCTCGACGTGACGCCGGGCGACGGAGAGGGCGCGGAGAAGAGCTGGGGCCATCCGCAGCAACGCGCCCAGACGGTCGACGATGCAGGCATGGGCGATCCGCTCTATCACGATGCGGAACGCCTCAAGATCCTGGTCGAGAGGCATCATCTTCACACTGGTTCGGCACGCGCCAAGGCGCTGCTCGACGACTGGTCGAACGAACTGAAAAACTTCCGCAAGGTAATGCCGCGCGATTACGCGCGCGCGCTCAAGTCGCTCGAGGAAGAGCGCGAGCAGGCGGCAATGGAGGCTGCAGAATAA
- a CDS encoding glutamate synthase subunit beta, whose product MGKETGFLEYDREEREYVAPEERLKTYKEFTLPQSADALKRQAARCMNCGIPYCHNGCPVNNIIPDWNHLVYEDDWQNALEVLHSTNNFPEFTGRICPAPCEAACTLNIVDSPVTIKSIECAIVDKGWQEGWIKPQVPEKQTGKSVAVIGSGPAGLAAAQQLARAGHAVTVFEKSDRIGGLLRYGIPDFKMEKHLINRRAVQMEAEGVQFRTSSEVGVEVSFEALKENFDAVVLAGGAEEARMLDIPGAELSGVRFAMEFLTQQNKRNAGDDEVRAAPRGSLTATGKHVIVIGGGDTGSDCVGTSNRQGAASVTQLEIMPKPPEKEDKALTWPDWPLKLRTSSSHEEGAERDWAVLTKRVVEEGGDVAGLECVRVEWKDGRMVEVEGSEFTLKADLILLAMGFTGPKRRGLLDRAGVELDARGNVKADTNRYATSEPHVFTCGDMRRGQSLVVWAIREGRQCARAVDEALMGASELPR is encoded by the coding sequence ATGGGCAAGGAAACAGGTTTCCTCGAGTACGATCGCGAAGAGCGTGAATACGTCGCACCCGAAGAACGGCTGAAGACCTACAAGGAATTCACGCTTCCGCAGAGCGCCGACGCACTGAAGCGCCAGGCCGCGCGGTGCATGAACTGCGGCATTCCCTATTGTCACAACGGCTGTCCGGTGAACAACATCATCCCGGACTGGAACCACCTCGTCTACGAAGACGACTGGCAGAACGCGCTCGAGGTGCTGCACTCGACCAACAACTTCCCGGAGTTCACCGGCCGCATCTGCCCCGCCCCGTGTGAGGCGGCCTGCACGCTCAACATTGTCGACAGCCCGGTGACCATCAAGTCGATCGAATGCGCGATCGTCGACAAGGGATGGCAGGAAGGCTGGATCAAGCCGCAGGTGCCCGAAAAGCAGACCGGCAAATCGGTCGCGGTGATCGGGTCCGGACCCGCCGGCCTCGCCGCCGCGCAGCAATTGGCACGCGCCGGCCATGCCGTGACTGTTTTCGAAAAGTCCGACCGGATCGGCGGCCTCCTTCGTTACGGCATTCCCGACTTCAAGATGGAAAAGCACCTCATCAACCGCCGCGCGGTGCAGATGGAGGCCGAGGGCGTACAGTTCCGCACCTCCAGCGAAGTGGGCGTGGAAGTCAGCTTCGAGGCGCTGAAGGAGAATTTCGACGCGGTCGTCCTGGCAGGCGGCGCGGAAGAAGCGCGCATGCTCGATATTCCGGGCGCGGAATTGTCCGGCGTGCGCTTCGCGATGGAATTCCTCACCCAACAGAACAAGCGCAATGCGGGCGACGACGAAGTGCGCGCCGCACCGCGCGGCAGCCTGACGGCGACCGGCAAGCACGTGATCGTGATCGGCGGCGGCGACACCGGGTCGGATTGCGTGGGCACGTCCAACCGCCAGGGCGCCGCGAGTGTCACGCAGCTGGAAATCATGCCCAAGCCCCCGGAAAAGGAAGACAAGGCGCTGACCTGGCCCGACTGGCCGCTGAAGCTGCGCACATCATCCAGCCACGAAGAGGGCGCGGAGCGTGACTGGGCTGTCCTGACCAAGCGCGTGGTCGAGGAAGGCGGCGATGTCGCGGGCCTCGAATGCGTACGCGTGGAATGGAAAGACGGCCGCATGGTCGAAGTCGAAGGCAGCGAGTTCACGCTGAAGGCCGACCTCATCCTCCTTGCCATGGGTTTCACCGGCCCCAAGCGCCGCGGCCTGCTCGACCGCGCGGGCGTTGAACTGGACGCGCGCGGCAACGTGAAGGCCGACACCAACCGCTACGCCACCAGCGAGCCGCACGTGTTCACCTGCGGGGACATGCGTCGCGGCCAGAGCCTGGTCGTCTGGGCCATCCGCGAAGGCCGCCAGTGCGCCCGCGCGGTGGACGAGGCGCTGATGGGGGCCAGCGAACTGCCGAGGTGA
- a CDS encoding S8 family serine peptidase, producing MTARTRVALLGVTFLLAPAAMAQSVGDPVPDTFVCTLVNGPVSTTYEANRAASGAGGRVLHTYSRIFNGFALRVSDRAIDTLVERNPMISGCTQAVYVGLPDAGAAARGAPKPDGGGGKPDNGGGGGGGKPGGSGGSDQTVPWGVARVGTGTPSGSVAWVVDTGVDVDNPDLNLVGSAEFLTAETFGGNPNSVDDLNGHGTHVAGTIAAIDNTIGVVGVAPGAPVYSVRVLDSLGVAPDSDVAAGLDYVAAHASPGDVVNLSLTADQGSTILDAGVQALAGAGVFVVMAAGNSGVNVDSGSVSPAYNNGANLFTVSAIDKRSNLASFSNYGASVDYAEPGVRILSLAPGGATTNKDGTSMAAPHLSGILLVTGGSVGSDGQVNRDKDGTAEPVGVLP from the coding sequence ATGACCGCTCGCACACGCGTAGCCCTTTTGGGCGTTACTTTCCTGTTGGCACCTGCGGCCATGGCCCAATCGGTCGGCGACCCGGTGCCCGACACTTTCGTCTGCACTCTCGTCAACGGACCGGTTAGCACGACTTACGAAGCGAACCGCGCGGCCAGCGGGGCTGGCGGGCGTGTCCTCCATACCTATTCGCGCATTTTCAACGGCTTCGCACTCAGGGTCTCTGACAGGGCAATAGACACGCTCGTCGAACGCAACCCGATGATCTCGGGCTGCACGCAAGCGGTCTATGTCGGATTACCCGACGCGGGAGCAGCCGCCCGCGGGGCGCCCAAGCCCGATGGCGGGGGCGGAAAACCCGACAATGGCGGCGGCGGCGGAGGCGGCAAGCCGGGCGGAAGCGGCGGCAGCGACCAGACTGTCCCCTGGGGTGTAGCTCGAGTCGGTACCGGCACGCCCAGCGGTAGCGTCGCCTGGGTCGTCGATACCGGAGTGGACGTTGATAACCCCGATCTCAACCTCGTCGGCAGCGCGGAATTTCTCACGGCGGAAACCTTCGGTGGAAACCCCAATTCCGTCGACGACCTCAACGGACATGGCACCCACGTCGCCGGCACGATCGCCGCAATCGACAATACGATTGGCGTGGTCGGCGTGGCGCCAGGAGCGCCGGTCTATTCCGTACGCGTGCTCGATTCTCTCGGGGTAGCACCGGACAGCGATGTCGCTGCGGGTCTCGATTACGTGGCGGCCCATGCCTCGCCCGGCGATGTCGTCAATCTCAGCCTCACGGCAGACCAGGGATCGACCATTCTCGATGCAGGCGTCCAAGCGCTGGCAGGAGCGGGCGTTTTTGTCGTCATGGCAGCAGGAAACAGCGGCGTGAACGTCGACAGCGGCTCCGTATCGCCAGCCTATAACAACGGGGCGAACCTTTTCACCGTGTCCGCCATCGACAAGCGCAGCAATCTCGCTTCCTTCTCGAATTACGGAGCTTCGGTGGATTACGCGGAGCCGGGAGTTCGGATACTCTCCCTTGCTCCGGGCGGAGCAACCACCAACAAGGACGGCACCTCGATGGCAGCGCCGCACCTGAGCGGCATCCTGCTGGTGACCGGAGGCAGTGTCGGTAGCGACGGTCAGGTCAATCGGGACAAGGACGGCACCGCCGAACCGGTCGGCGTACTGCCCTGA
- a CDS encoding TraR/DksA family transcriptional regulator, with product MTEAEARKKLIARREALDAQDAANADSRDTVELQQDSVGRLSRMDAMQQQAMAQATARRRVAERARIEAALNRIDEGEWGWCTACGNEIAAKRLQHDPSVARCVACA from the coding sequence ATGACCGAGGCCGAGGCCCGCAAGAAGCTGATCGCACGCCGCGAGGCGTTGGACGCGCAGGACGCTGCCAATGCGGATTCGCGCGATACGGTCGAACTGCAACAGGACAGCGTCGGCCGGCTGAGCCGGATGGATGCGATGCAGCAGCAGGCGATGGCGCAAGCGACTGCGCGGCGCCGGGTTGCCGAGCGCGCTCGGATTGAAGCCGCGCTGAACCGGATCGACGAGGGCGAATGGGGCTGGTGCACGGCGTGCGGAAACGAGATCGCAGCGAAGCGGCTTCAACACGACCCTAGTGTCGCGCGCTGCGTCGCGTGTGCCTAA
- a CDS encoding uracil-DNA glycosylase — MSENVPDSWKPVLDPVLGGGEARKLGGWLRAEEEAGKTVYPPRGSRLKALELTPLDAVKVVILGQDPYHGPGQAMGLSFSVPEGVKVPPSLANIYKELEADCSIAPPGHGDLTPWARQGVLLLNNTLTVEAGQAGSHAGRGWDAVTDACVAAVAAREEPSVFILWGSHAQAKAKRVGALKAGPHHVIASPHPSPLSAYRGFFGSKPFSRANAFLEEHGRGAVDWRLGG; from the coding sequence ATGAGCGAGAACGTGCCTGACAGCTGGAAGCCGGTCCTCGATCCCGTTTTGGGCGGCGGGGAAGCGCGTAAGCTCGGCGGCTGGCTGCGGGCGGAGGAGGAGGCTGGCAAGACCGTCTACCCGCCGCGCGGCAGCCGGTTGAAGGCGCTCGAACTCACTCCGCTGGATGCCGTGAAAGTCGTGATCCTCGGGCAGGATCCCTATCATGGGCCGGGGCAGGCGATGGGCCTCAGCTTCTCCGTTCCCGAAGGCGTGAAGGTCCCGCCCAGCCTTGCCAATATCTACAAGGAGCTGGAGGCCGATTGCAGCATCGCGCCGCCCGGGCATGGCGACCTGACGCCATGGGCGCGGCAGGGCGTGCTACTGCTCAACAATACGCTGACGGTCGAGGCAGGGCAGGCAGGCAGCCATGCCGGACGCGGCTGGGACGCGGTGACCGATGCCTGCGTCGCGGCAGTCGCGGCTCGCGAAGAGCCTTCGGTCTTCATCCTGTGGGGCAGCCATGCGCAGGCCAAGGCCAAGCGTGTCGGCGCCCTGAAAGCGGGCCCCCATCATGTCATCGCCAGCCCGCATCCCAGCCCGCTGTCCGCCTATCGCGGCTTCTTCGGCTCGAAACCCTTCAGCCGCGCGAACGCATTCCTGGAGGAGCATGGGCGCGGGGCAGTGGACTGGCGGCTTGGCGGGTGA